A portion of the Corticium candelabrum chromosome 5, ooCorCand1.1, whole genome shotgun sequence genome contains these proteins:
- the LOC134180136 gene encoding uncharacterized protein LOC134180136, protein MWFKGMQYFYSPSNVCEIVVYGLTFVFLDPYGVLLHDLNIPQDSCPKIVWEIAAVTVFLAWTLLLVNFQRMPHVGIYIVMIISMVKTMIQVVVVVTLFVLAFGLAFYLLMSNKTNFSSSGLSLMRVVTMAVGDLAHDDTLLISPSSESAKLDYYYDRLRDEYGQFDFTNFLPTTTDVNVSAINGTTAASDNDNLESCLVFPFLSYAFFICFAMLMPIVVLNVLIGLAVGDIEAVRADAALRQIRMQIKLLVEVETVLPSWFLRHVHVTTTSRQVMEINRTVNQLLSSAVKAAEEPTGKMMSTTAVQLGKIKQNTKEVKTWLSNIEKSLQQQWGMLRTLAACVKRQNMNQSTSSVVDKAPDESVVRKSPVTVSAKEESLKTAKVESQLIDDKKAEEPEARLVPKHDNDEDMV, encoded by the exons ATGTGGTTTAAA GGAATGCAATACTTCTACAGTCCATCAAATGTCTGTGAGATTGTTGTGTATGGACTAACGTTCGTGTTCTTGGATCCGTATGGAGTACTTCTTCACGACTTGAACATTCCTCAAGACTCGTGTCCGAAAATTGTGTGGGAAATAGCAGCTGTTACGGTCTTCCTTGCTTGGACGCTACTTCTTGTGAACTTTCAGAG aatgCCTCATGTAGGAATATACATTGTAATGATTATATCGATGGTTAAGACTATGATTCAG GTCGTTGTTGTGGTGACACTCTTTGTTCTGGCATTTGGATTAGCGTTTTACTTACTGATGAGCAACAAG ACAAACTTTTCTTCCTCTGGATTGTCTCTAATGAGAGTTGTAACAATGGCTGTAGGAGACTTAGCCCATGATGACACCTTGCTGATTTCTCCCAGCAGTGAAAGCGCAAAGCTAGACTACTACTATGACCGCTTGAGAGATGAGTACGGGcaatttgatttcacaaaCTTCTTGCCTACCACAACGGACGTCAACGTCTCCGCCATCAATGGAACAACCGCTGCCTCTGACAATGACAATTTGGAATCCTGTTTGGTTTTCCCATTTCTGTCTTACGCCTTTTTCATATGTTTTGCAATGCTTATGCCAATTGTTGTTCTCAATGTACTG ATTGGGTTAGCAGTTGGAGATATCGAGGCTGTAAGAGCAGATGCGGCTCTCAGACAGATCAGAATGCAG ATAAAGTTGCTAGTGGAGGTAGAGACCGTTCTGCCAAGTTGGTTTCTCAGACATGTTCACGTCACCACTACCAGTCGTCAAGTGATGGAAATCAACAGAACCGTGAATCAATTG TTAAGCAGTGCAGTAAAAGCAGCAGAAGAGCCAACAGGAAAGATGATGTCTACAACAGCAGTTCAACTGGGCAAAATCAAGCAAAATACCAAAGAAGTCAAGACATG GCTGTCCAACATTGAGAAAAGTCTACAACAGCAATGGGGAATGCTCAGGACTCTTGCTGCTTGCGTCAAACGTCAGAATATGAATCAATCAACATCCAGTGTGGTTGACAAAGCTCCTGATGAGTCAGTAGTTCGAAAATCCCCTGTTACAGTTTCAGCTAAAGAAGAAAGTCTTAAAACAGCAAAAGTAGAAAGTCAATTAATAGACGATAAAAAAGCTGAAGAACCTGAGGCAAGATTAGTGCCAAAAcatgacaatgatgaagaCATGGTTTGA